The proteins below come from a single Miscanthus floridulus cultivar M001 chromosome 1, ASM1932011v1, whole genome shotgun sequence genomic window:
- the LOC136450899 gene encoding uncharacterized protein, translated as MGKRRQKRLIRRQDNSIGCMAGLIHMFYSRHDANKLLLDRKQGSSRRHTFSGFPGRGHSRKNSMDLDEIDEYDDNMEESSSSKPTTVKRLMEDELGEVKQLKIPNDEVQRILADLGHGACLDKSSTQNSKAKGDQNHSRSITTAAPSGSLDPTSSNCMKEAEGNELEFALADFLGQIHREHDDQTHKNCKNKLCTELKVLIQTKIAELDNPPCTVAYDHTPQGDEKDTADGKHLCSSSETQPKKFRDALEMLSSDTELFLKILQKPNSHILESVQRHQNRLIGTRQEPTKMADNTDSNKDTKSLNQHELATRTHGKESRHIFFWKKERSNRRQTAEGTSSSQPVNKIVILKPNPRREIDHAVAVSSTQAPKLGATEGSKFSIKEVRRRFRIVTSEATKGRPSVSEDNLQKDQHCFKSSAFTIIKDTRQLAERSSEGKSSATVIKDFRSSNSGRQKKRNDGPTKINNSSIITTSKDESVFYDEAKKHLTEILKDKIQTTKHPTLQISRSLVRMLSLPQSSTSSPRSSPRAKDCIYLSPEEASIHAIYKSKREEFLKEESQSGEFSESVVCDPSEALHEQAVQERCCVKEESQETTQEGAELDTLCTEEIDKLDCMERNRNAWCTPAKQCTYKPSQDMVEEAEPGQGHVGTFPSSPENDFEKLECQEPTTPRPSAPIEQISQFSPDGNHEKQEQPSPVSVLDVFFHEDVDSTDTENMIQCEWHTDIFRTQYTTGDGSDQGIFWEDKDLRLGYIKELLELSELCKNQNLEVWYLEDELISPCLFEELHQGNQIDDMKLLFDCICEAVTEIQDIYFRSPPCLSSLRHNIRAPPAGQNLISEINKHVERHLRYQFPSTLDQLVNVDLEGGSWMDLRSESGEVTVVIWDCILDELLEELVYDLWI; from the exons ATGGGGAAGAGAAGACAGAAGCGGCTTATAAGACGCCAGGACAACAGCATAGGCTGCATGGCAGGCCTCATCCACATGTTCTATTCCCGCCATGACGCCAATAAGCTCCTGTTGGATAGGAAGCAAGGGAGCAGCAGAAGGCACACTTTCAGTGGCTTTCCTG GAAGGGGCCACTCAAGAAAGAATTCCATGGACTTGGACGAAATAGATGAATACGACGAT AACATGGAGGAATCCAGTTCGAGCAAACCAACAACAGTAAAAAGACTTATGGAGGACGAGCTAGGAGAGGTAAAACAGCTGAAGATTCCAAATGATGAGGTTCAGAGAATATTAGCTGACCTGGGACATGGTGCCTGCCTGGACAAAAGTTCAACCCAGAACAGCAAAGCAAAGGGAGACCAAAATCACAGCAGAAGTATCACCACGGCTGCTCCATCTGGATCTTTGGATCCCACTAGTTCCAACTGCATGAAAGAAGCAGAAGGAAATGAACTTGAATTTGCCTTGGCAGATTTCTTAGGACAAATTCATAGGGAGCATGATGATCAGACTCATAAAAATTGCAAGAATAAGCTATGTACGGAGCTGAAGGTCCTAATCCAAACAAAGATTGCTGAGTTAGATAATCCTCCTTGCACAGTTGCTTATGACCACACTCCACAGGGTGATGAAAAGGATACTGCTGATGGCAAACATCTATGTAGCAGCAGTGAAACTCAACCCAAAAAATTCAGAGATGCACTGGAGATGCTAAGCTCAGACACTGAACTTTTCTTGAAGATACTTCAGAAGCCAAATTCACATATTTTGGAGAGCGTCCAAAGGCACCAAAACAGACTGATAGGGACCAGGCAAGAGCCCACAAAAATGGCAGATAATACAGACTCCAACAAAGATACAAAGAGTCTGAATCAGCATGAGTTGGCCACCAGGACACATGGTAAAGAGAGTAGGCATATCTTTTTCTGGAAGAAGGAAAGATCGAACAGGAGGCAGACTGCAGAAGGAACCAGTAGTTCTCAGCCAGTTAACAAAATAGTTATACTGAAGCCAAATCCAAGAAGAGAGATTGACCATGCTGTAGCTGTTAGTTCAACTCAAGCTCCAAAATTAGGTGCAACTGAAGGCTCAAAGTTTTCAATTAAGGAAGTCAGAAGGAGATTCAGAATCGTGACTAGTGAAGCTACAAAAGGAAGACCCTCAGTGTCTGAAGATAACCTCCAAAAAGATCAACATTGTTTCAAAAGCTCAGCTTTCACGATAATAAAAGATACCAGACAGCTCGCTGAACGGTCCTCAGAAGGGAAATCCTCAGCTACAGTCATAAAGGATTTTAGATCATCAAATAGCGGTAGGCAAAAGAAAAGGAATGATGGGCCAACCAAAATTAATAACAGTAGCATAATCACAACATCAAAGGATGAATCTGTCTTCTATGACGAGGCCAAGAAACATCTAACAGAGATTCTGAAGGACAAAATACAAACAACCAAGCACCCAACACTCCAGATCTCAAGGTCCTTGGTGAGGATGCTCTCCCTCCCTCAGTCCAGCACATCATCACCTAGAAGTAGCCCTAGGGCAAAAGACTGCATTTACCTTTCACCTGAAGAGGCAAGCATTCATGCCATATACAAGTCAAAGAGAGAAGAATTTTTAAAAGAAGAAAGCCAGTCAGGAGAATTTTCAGAGAGTGTTGTGTGTGATCCTAGTGAAGCACTACATGAGCAGGCTGTTCAGGAAAGGTGTTGCgtcaaagaagaaagtcaagaAACAACACAAGAAG GTGCTGAACTTGACACTCTGTGCACTGAAGAAATTGACAAGCTGGATTGCATGGAAAGAAATAGAAATGCATGGTGCACCCCAGCAAAGCAATGCACATATAAACCATCGCAA GATATGGTGGAAGAAGCAGAACCAGGACAAGGGCATGTCGGAACGTTTCCAAGCTCCCCTGAGAACGACTTTGAAAAACTAGAATGCCAAGAGCCCACAACTCCCCGGCCAAGTGCACCGATTGAACAGATATCACAATTTTCTCCTGATGGAAACCACGAAAAGCAAGAGCAGCCGAGTCCTGTCTCTGTTCTTGATGTGTTCTTCCATGAAGATGTCGACAGTACTGACACTGAAAACATGATACAAT GTGAGTGGCATACAGATATCTTCAGGACGCAATACACCACAGGGGATGGTTCAGACCAAGGGATTTTCTGGGAGGACAAGGATCTCAGGTTAGGTTACATAAAGGAATTACTAGAGCTTTCAGAACTGTGCAAAAACCAGAACTTAGAGGTATGGTATCTAGAAGATGAATTAATCAGCCCTTGCTTGTTCGAAGAACTACATCAAGGCAATCAAATCGATGATATGAAGCTTTTATTTGACTGCATTTGTGAAGCTGTGACAGAAATCCAGGATATATACTTTAGAAGCCCTCCATGCTTATCTTCTCTCAGACACAACATAAGGGCACCTCCAGCGGGACAAAACCTTATCTCAGAAATCAATAAGCATGTCGAGCGACATCTCCGTTATCAATTTCCAAGCACATTAGACCAGCTAGTTAATGTGGATCTTGAAGGTGGCAGTTGGATGGATCTTCGATCAGAAAGTGGAGAGGTCACTGTAGTAATATGGGACTGCATACTGGATGAGCTTCTGGAAGAATTAGTTTACGATTTGTGGATTTGA